In Sphingobacterium sp. SYP-B4668, the sequence GGGAAAGAAAGCACCGACATATATGGCAAGCTGAATTTGTTGCTTGAAGACCGCGATATTGAAGAAATAGTCCCTTCTAAGATAGGTAGCTATCCAGACTATTATCAGAATGTAGCGGATGCAATATTAGGTAAATCACCTTTAATCGTAAAGCCTGAGCAAGCACGAGATGTTATTAAGCTTATCGAACTGGGATATCAAAGCCAAGAGGAACGCAGGGTAATTCCTGTTCAAGGGCAGTTGATTAGCTATTAATATGCAATACGACGCAATCATTATCGGAGGTGGAGCATGTGGACTTATGTGTGCTGTGCAGGCTGGGTTATTGGGTAAAAAGACATTAATCTTGGAACGAAATGACAAGCCTGGGGCTAAAATTTTGATTTCGGGAGGGGGGCGATGCAATTATACTAATCTCGGTACATCATTGGATAATTTTGTTTCTGAAAACCCTTCGTTTTTGCATACTGCTTTTAATCTTTGGTCTGTGTCAGATACCCTCGATTTTTTTGAATCACAGGGTATCTATGGACAGGAAAAGACACTTGGTCAACTGTTTCCGACAACTAATAAGGCCAAGGATGTGGTGGGTGTGTTTACCAAACTGATGTTTGAAACTGGTCAGGATATTTGGTTGAACAGCATAGTTACATCTGTAGAACAGAGTGGGGCTATGTATCGCGTGAAAGTGGAAACGCCTTCGGGAGAGAAAGTCTTGTCTTCACCGAAGGTAGTTTTTGCGAGTGGCGGGCTCCCTGTTCAAAAATTAGGCGCATCGGACTTTGCTCTTCGTGCTGCCAAGCAGTTTGGACTTAAGATTGTACAAACCGCTCCCGCACTGGTTCCTTTGACCATTACTGGCAAGGATGCCGATTGGTACGCCTCGCTTTCTGGTAACAGTGTATTCTGCCGGGTGTACAATAAGAAAATTAGTTTTGAGGAGAATATCCTCTTTACACATTGGGGATTGAGTGGCCCTGCTATTCTTCAGATTTCTTCCTATTGGCGTCCCGGGGAAGAGTTTACCATGGATCTCTTGCCTCGCTTTAGCTTGGAGCAAATTATTAAATCAGAGCGTGATAATGGAGGGCGACGCTTGGTGTCACAGGTTCTACACGATTATTTTACTAAACGGATGGTAGAGGCATTGGGCCAGTTTCTTCCGATAAACACAAAAGTCGCCTCGTTGAGTAAAGCGGATTCCAAATCAATCATAGATACTATCCATCGATTTAGTGTGAAGCCAGCGGGTGACAAGGGATATGATAAAGCGGAGGTGATGCGAGGTGGAATTTCGACCGATGAGTTGAATGCGCGTACATTGGAGTCCAAGAAGATAGCTGGTCTGTATTTTGGTGGTGAAGCTGTGGATGTGACAGGTTGGCTTGGAGGCTATAATTTTCAATGGGCGTGGGCATCTGGCTATGTCATTGCGCAGGCTATCTAAGGATTGTTAGGCGCATTATTTACTTTTCTCATATTAGCAGAAGTATTCCGATTATAAAACCTTATTTTTGCAAGCGAAGCAAACCGGTTCTATCGCTGTTTCGATTTATCGGAAGAGAGGAAAGTCCGGGCAACACAGAGCGACTCACTTCCTAACGGGAAGGATCCGTATTCACGGAGACAGCAAGTGCCACAGAAAATATACCGCCACATTTTAATGGGGTAAGGGTGAAAACGTGAGGTAAGAGCTCACGGTATTGTATGGTGACATGCATTACGGTAAACCTTGGGTGTTGAAAGACCAAATAGGTTACGAAATCCGAAGGCTGCTCGTCTTCTGCGGTCTATGACTGCATTCGTAATGGGTAGGTTGATTGAGCTTGTCAGTGATGGTAAGCCTAGATAAATGATAGAGGTTCGATTCGTCGTCCACAGAACCCGGCTTATAAGGTTTGCTTCCTTTTTGATTATTCCGCTTTAATTACTATTTTGCTTTCGCAAAAGATACAGCATATAACTATTTTATGGCTACAATATTAATAATTGATGATGAGCGTGCCATTCGTAGTACGTTGAGAGAGATACTTGAATACGAAGACTATAAGGTATTTGACGCTGACAACGGGTTTGATGGACTAGACATATTGAAGAAGGAGAAGATTGACCTTGCTCTATGCGACATCAAAATGGAAAAAATGGATGGTCTAGAGGTCTTAACTATGGCCCAGACGATTAAATCTGAAGTCCCCTTTATTATGATTTCGGGACATGGTACCGTTGAGACCGCAGTAGAGGCAACGAGAAAAGGAGCGTATGATTTTCTGTCGAAACCTTTAGACCTAAATCGGATATTGATAACCGTAAGAAATGCTTTGGAACGAGGCTCTTTGGTGGAAGAGACGAAGGTCTTGAAGAAAAAGGTGTCCAGTTCAAAAACAAAAGAAATTTTAGGAGGGTCGGAGACCATTTCAAAAATTAAGGAAACAATCGAACGAGTTGCACCGACCGATGCGCGCGTGTTGGTGACAGGTGAGAATGGGTCGGGTAAGGAGCTGGTCGCTAGATGGCTGCATGAGAAATCTCAACGTTCCAATTTACCTTTGATAGAAGTCAATTGTGCTGCTATCCCTTCAGAGCTGATTGAGTCCGAATTGTTTGGACATGAGAAAGGGTCATTTACCTCTGCTGTTAAGCAACGAATTGGTAAATTTGAGCAGGCTAGTGGCGGAACGTTATTTCTAGATGAAATTGGAGATATGAGTCTCTCGGCGCAGGCAAAGGTGCTGCGTGCCCTGCAGGAACATAAGATTACAAGAGTGGGGGGGGAGAAAGAGATAGAGGTAAATGTCAGGGTAATTGCCGCTACAAATAAAGATCTATTAAAAGAGATTGATCAGGGTAATTTCAGAATGGACCTTTACCATCGCTTGAGTGTTATCTTAATCCATGTACCTTCTTTGTCCCAACGCATAGACGATATCCCGACAATCGCGACTAGTTTTTGTGAGGAAATCTGTGGAGAATACAATATGCCTGCGAAGAAGATTACGACAGAAGCAATGGATGCTTTACAGTCGTTGCCTTGGACGGGTAATATCAGGGAACTACGGAATATGGTTGAGCGACTGATTATTTTGAGTGACAAATCCATTACGGATAAGGACGTATTGGCCTATGCCAACCCTTCTATTATACAGCCGCGAAATGGGACTAGTGCTGAGGTACATACTAATGGAGAAGTCAAAAGTGAATCTGCTGCTTTAACATTTGAGAAATTCGATTCCTTTCAGGATTATAAAGATCACGCGGAGAAGGAATTTATCAACTATAAATTAGATAAAAACAATTGGAACGTATCCAAAACTGCGGATGATATCGGCATACAAAGAAGTCATTTATATAGCAAGATCGAGAAGTTTGGTCTTAAAAGAGATTAATGAAAAAGGGGACGAATAATCGTCCCCTTTGTTATTTAATGATTGAATGTATACAATTATCAATCGTTGAATTTTCGTTTCTGTTTGTTGTAAAGTGTTAATACAACGATTGCTATTAGGATCAATCCGATAATCAGATATGCCGTGGTGGAATGATCTTGTAAATCCCTTTCATTCTGTGCAAATCCGAGATTTGCAACTCCCATCATTAAAATTAAAAACCATGCTCTCATATGACAATAAATTTGTTGACTCGTTAATTTACGAATATTAAATGAATATACAAAATTTATGTGTAAAAATATTGATACGTAAAATAGGTTATTTTCTTTAACGAACTATCTTATGACATTATTTTTTTTCTAGCATGTTATTTTTACGGATGGGTAGCAACTGTGTGGATGGAATATATGAAGAAAAAAGCGTTGCCTTGTAAGTACAAGTACAACGCTTTGGTTTGGAGCTGCGAGTTGCAGCAGGTTGGTTATGGTTGATTTACCTGTTATTCAATTTCTGCAATAAATACTCCACTCTGCTTGATGTCAGCTTGGTTTTCAATAATATGTTGAAGATTGATTTTTCCTATTATATATTTGAAATCATTCGCAAAATAACGCTCACTGATACTTGTAAATTGTAATTTTTCAATTAGCGTATCATCTTCATATCTAAGATATACCTGAAGCTCATAGTCAGTAGAATATGTTAATTGTTGTGCGTCCAAGTGTTTTTTGTATTCATAGCGATAGCCGTAGCGTAAGGCGGTGATATCGGAGAGTACGGCAGATCCGGTAGGGTGGCCACCTGCGCCTTTACCAAAAAAGAATTGTTCATCCGCAAAGGCTGCTTTGACCAATACGCCGTTGTTTTCATTTTCAACGTTGTAAAGTATATTCTCTTTACTGACAAATTTTGGGAGTACATATAAAACAACTTTCGAATTGTCAATCTCTTTAGCCAACGGGATTAATTTGATTTTATATCCTTTTTCTCTTGCAAAACGTATATCCTGTGGTCCTAATCTATCAATTCCGACATTGAATATACTGTCAGGTTTGATATATAGTCCGTAGGCATGTGAGGCAACAATAGCTAATTTGAATTTTGGGTCATACCCACCGACATCCAATGTGGGGTCAGTTTCTGC encodes:
- a CDS encoding NAD(P)/FAD-dependent oxidoreductase; amino-acid sequence: MQYDAIIIGGGACGLMCAVQAGLLGKKTLILERNDKPGAKILISGGGRCNYTNLGTSLDNFVSENPSFLHTAFNLWSVSDTLDFFESQGIYGQEKTLGQLFPTTNKAKDVVGVFTKLMFETGQDIWLNSIVTSVEQSGAMYRVKVETPSGEKVLSSPKVVFASGGLPVQKLGASDFALRAAKQFGLKIVQTAPALVPLTITGKDADWYASLSGNSVFCRVYNKKISFEENILFTHWGLSGPAILQISSYWRPGEEFTMDLLPRFSLEQIIKSERDNGGRRLVSQVLHDYFTKRMVEALGQFLPINTKVASLSKADSKSIIDTIHRFSVKPAGDKGYDKAEVMRGGISTDELNARTLESKKIAGLYFGGEAVDVTGWLGGYNFQWAWASGYVIAQAI
- a CDS encoding sigma-54-dependent transcriptional regulator — encoded protein: MATILIIDDERAIRSTLREILEYEDYKVFDADNGFDGLDILKKEKIDLALCDIKMEKMDGLEVLTMAQTIKSEVPFIMISGHGTVETAVEATRKGAYDFLSKPLDLNRILITVRNALERGSLVEETKVLKKKVSSSKTKEILGGSETISKIKETIERVAPTDARVLVTGENGSGKELVARWLHEKSQRSNLPLIEVNCAAIPSELIESELFGHEKGSFTSAVKQRIGKFEQASGGTLFLDEIGDMSLSAQAKVLRALQEHKITRVGGEKEIEVNVRVIAATNKDLLKEIDQGNFRMDLYHRLSVILIHVPSLSQRIDDIPTIATSFCEEICGEYNMPAKKITTEAMDALQSLPWTGNIRELRNMVERLIILSDKSITDKDVLAYANPSIIQPRNGTSAEVHTNGEVKSESAALTFEKFDSFQDYKDHAEKEFINYKLDKNNWNVSKTADDIGIQRSHLYSKIEKFGLKRD
- a CDS encoding homoserine dehydrogenase, whose translation is MSKKLTLGMFGFGVVGQGLYDIIKTKNLNLEIKKFVIKNADKKRSLPAELFTTDPSAILNDPEINTVVELIDDAEAAYNITVTALRAGKNVVSANKKMIATHLEELTEIQQETGASLLYEGAVCGSIPIIRNLEEYYDNELLHSVSGIFNGSSNYILSKIFNENQSYDQALKKAQELGFAETDPTLDVGGYDPKFKLAIVASHAYGLYIKPDSIFNVGIDRLGPQDIRFAREKGYKIKLIPLAKEIDNSKVVLYVLPKFVSKENILYNVENENNGVLVKAAFADEQFFFGKGAGGHPTGSAVLSDITALRYGYRYEYKKHLDAQQLTYSTDYELQVYLRYEDDTLIEKLQFTSISERYFANDFKYIIGKINLQHIIENQADIKQSGVFIAEIE